In SAR324 cluster bacterium, one DNA window encodes the following:
- the pyrE gene encoding orotate phosphoribosyltransferase has product MNTLQTNLGQEFLKFAVECQAFKFGDFTLKDGSNSDVFFDSSSFNSGKKLRKLSRFLAKAIQLEIPECNLIYGSAYKGIPLACVVSVELAELRGKDVGYLFDRKEVKKHGDGGSFVGTVPTSQDVIVFVDDVITSASTKINGMEKVLKAFDVKFEAIIVGVDRRSPSGLAVKNVPVYSLTTLHEARDFHSSITGARL; this is encoded by the coding sequence ATGAATACGTTGCAGACGAATTTAGGGCAAGAGTTCTTAAAGTTTGCAGTTGAGTGTCAGGCCTTCAAATTTGGCGATTTTACTCTGAAAGATGGAAGCAATTCAGATGTTTTTTTTGACTCCTCATCATTCAACTCAGGAAAAAAGCTCAGAAAGCTTTCAAGATTTTTGGCGAAAGCCATTCAGCTAGAAATCCCAGAATGTAATTTGATCTATGGCAGCGCTTACAAGGGGATACCTCTGGCTTGTGTTGTGTCCGTAGAATTGGCTGAACTTCGAGGTAAAGACGTTGGTTATCTATTCGATCGTAAAGAGGTGAAGAAGCATGGAGACGGAGGAAGCTTTGTCGGTACGGTTCCTACAAGTCAAGATGTTATTGTCTTTGTAGATGATGTGATTACGAGTGCATCTACAAAAATCAATGGAATGGAAAAAGTCCTGAAGGCTTTTGATGTTAAATTTGAAGCTATTATCGTGGGAGTTGATCGACGTTCTCCTAGTGGTCTAGCTGTAAAAAATGTACCCGTCTATTCACTGACCACATTGCATGAGGCTAGAGATTTTCATTCATCAATCACAGGAGCCCGCTTATGA
- a CDS encoding flagellar hook assembly protein FlgD, producing the protein MNINDVNQTINVAQTSQRQLATNNSKDGKELGKQDFLNLLMTQMSHQDPMDPMNTDSMMQQMASLGTVEQLQNLNAKTDSLLNYQEQLMRSGSAGFLGKDVEVQAKEIQLMNGASAPVSYELVGDADEVVIQIMNDIGDVVRQIPQEARSQGHHNVLWDGMDNEGDPLTDGTYSVNVVARTQEGAFVDTLLSKSGQVQDIRFEGGGAQIKVNNEWISTGDIKGLGDKTDRRFAQAQPMPLHTELQLRQAYGRLRDQE; encoded by the coding sequence ATGAATATCAATGATGTCAATCAAACTATTAATGTTGCGCAGACATCCCAACGTCAACTGGCCACTAATAATTCAAAAGATGGCAAAGAACTTGGTAAGCAGGACTTTCTGAATTTGCTAATGACACAAATGTCCCATCAAGATCCGATGGATCCAATGAACACGGACAGCATGATGCAGCAGATGGCTTCACTGGGTACGGTGGAACAACTCCAAAATCTAAATGCTAAGACCGATTCGCTGCTGAATTATCAAGAACAATTGATGCGTTCAGGTTCTGCTGGTTTCTTAGGTAAGGATGTAGAGGTTCAAGCAAAAGAAATTCAACTGATGAACGGAGCATCCGCCCCAGTTTCTTATGAACTGGTTGGTGATGCAGATGAAGTTGTTATTCAAATTATGAATGACATTGGTGATGTCGTTCGTCAAATCCCCCAAGAAGCAAGAAGTCAAGGTCATCACAATGTGCTCTGGGATGGCATGGATAACGAAGGTGACCCTCTAACTGATGGCACATACTCAGTTAACGTGGTTGCCAGAACACAAGAAGGAGCATTTGTAGATACTCTGCTCTCAAAGTCAGGACAGGTTCAGGATATTCGTTTTGAAGGTGGAGGTGCACAAATCAAAGTGAACAATGAGTGGATCTCAACAGGAGATATCAAAGGATTGGGTGATAAGACAGATCGAAGATTCGCACAAGCCCAGCCGATGCCCCTGCATACAGAACTGCAACTTCGTCAAGCTTATGGCCGCTTAAGAGACCAAGAATAA
- a CDS encoding flagellar hook protein FlgE yields MALLGSLQTGASGVRTHGKAMAVVGNNIANVNTFGFKRNEVAFEDVMGNEYPQGASFTQVTNGVKIGAVKQDFTQGTFENTSSHTDMAIGGNGFFTLINPRSGQEIYSRNGQFTFDKEGFLSTERGMRVQAIEVDRNTKESKGLPGSLKVLGLVDPPQVTGNGADGTGIRVSANLDSNAVIKDVPFDPTNVRDSMYNFSTSVTVYDRYGDPHTATAAFRKRPDLPEQIDPATGQPIPGTGVINQWEYYLMFDGGSIGQMPGNQIAVGGGFLQFTEDGKLIAATSGSFEAQPGGVDAQGNPLPSGPPRLVPQPVDPETGVPQFAVPFNGETPVVIGVHLGDGYNPDDPTDPRTGLDGLTQFAGQYSVSKANADGNPSGQLENIFVEPDGTVNGVFDTGYSRPVGRLILTKFDNPGKLMQIGDNMLQESLGAGKKVAGEPGTPGFGEVRSKSLEQSNVDLSLEFVKMIESQRAFQANAKTVTATDEMITDLVNMKR; encoded by the coding sequence ATGGCACTACTTGGATCATTGCAAACAGGCGCCAGTGGCGTTCGAACTCACGGAAAAGCGATGGCTGTCGTTGGTAACAACATCGCAAATGTCAACACCTTTGGCTTTAAAAGAAATGAAGTTGCATTCGAAGATGTAATGGGGAATGAGTATCCTCAGGGAGCATCTTTTACTCAGGTCACTAATGGGGTAAAAATCGGTGCAGTGAAGCAAGACTTCACTCAAGGCACCTTTGAAAATACAAGTTCACATACGGACATGGCAATTGGTGGAAATGGGTTTTTCACTCTAATCAATCCTAGATCAGGCCAGGAAATTTATAGTCGAAATGGTCAATTTACTTTTGACAAAGAGGGTTTTCTTTCCACTGAACGCGGAATGCGTGTACAAGCAATTGAAGTTGATCGAAACACCAAAGAAAGCAAGGGTCTGCCTGGATCATTGAAAGTTTTAGGATTAGTGGACCCGCCTCAGGTAACAGGTAACGGAGCTGATGGCACTGGAATTCGAGTATCCGCAAATTTGGATTCAAATGCAGTAATCAAAGATGTCCCTTTTGATCCGACCAATGTCCGTGACTCGATGTACAACTTCTCGACATCAGTAACGGTCTACGATCGATACGGAGACCCACATACAGCCACGGCAGCCTTCAGAAAACGCCCTGACTTGCCAGAGCAAATCGATCCAGCAACTGGTCAGCCAATTCCTGGAACAGGTGTGATTAATCAGTGGGAGTACTATCTAATGTTTGATGGTGGTTCGATCGGGCAGATGCCAGGGAATCAAATTGCAGTTGGTGGAGGCTTTCTGCAGTTTACTGAAGATGGAAAGTTGATCGCTGCAACTAGTGGCAGCTTTGAAGCTCAACCTGGAGGAGTCGATGCTCAAGGGAATCCTCTTCCATCAGGCCCCCCTAGATTAGTTCCCCAGCCTGTTGACCCGGAGACTGGAGTTCCTCAATTCGCAGTACCGTTCAATGGTGAAACTCCTGTTGTGATTGGTGTTCACTTAGGTGATGGTTACAACCCTGATGATCCCACAGATCCTAGAACTGGGCTCGATGGCTTAACTCAATTTGCAGGTCAATACTCAGTTAGCAAAGCCAACGCAGATGGTAATCCTTCTGGACAACTTGAAAATATCTTTGTGGAACCAGATGGCACAGTTAATGGAGTATTTGATACAGGTTACAGCAGGCCGGTAGGCAGACTGATCCTGACAAAGTTTGACAATCCCGGCAAGCTGATGCAGATTGGTGATAATATGCTTCAGGAATCTCTTGGAGCAGGTAAGAAAGTTGCGGGTGAACCGGGCACACCAGGATTCGGAGAGGTGCGTAGCAAGAGTCTTGAGCAATCCAACGTGGATCTGTCTCTAGAATTTGTGAAAATGATCGAATCGCAAAGAGCTTTCCAAGCGAATGCGAAGACCGTCACCGCAACTGATGAAATGATCACGGACCTGGTGAATATGAAGAGATAA
- the pyrF gene encoding orotidine-5'-phosphate decarboxylase has product MSELIVALDGMAPDKALQLASDLSHLQSNGLWGFKIGHSLTFVGTEWVAELKKLGKVFVDLKLYDIPNTVENAVVWLSSLNVDLATVHLSMGRSTLERIADKGVGILGVSLLTSSIPDECKRIYGGSPTETLLKLFREASKTGITGVVCSPQDLHLLDQTDPDRTLLRVCPGIRGFKDDRGDQQRTVTPARAVSEGANLLVVGRPIVGRTDYLNAANLILNEISLMN; this is encoded by the coding sequence ATGAGTGAATTGATTGTAGCACTGGATGGCATGGCCCCGGATAAGGCTTTACAGTTGGCAAGTGACTTGTCCCATTTACAATCAAATGGGTTGTGGGGTTTTAAAATTGGTCACTCTCTGACTTTTGTGGGAACTGAATGGGTTGCTGAACTGAAAAAACTTGGGAAAGTCTTTGTCGACCTAAAACTATATGATATTCCGAACACGGTTGAAAATGCTGTCGTTTGGCTTTCGAGTTTAAATGTTGACTTAGCAACTGTGCATCTCTCAATGGGCCGATCAACACTAGAAAGGATTGCTGACAAAGGGGTAGGAATTCTAGGGGTTTCTCTCTTAACTTCTTCAATTCCTGATGAATGTAAAAGGATTTATGGAGGATCTCCTACTGAAACCCTCCTCAAGCTTTTTAGAGAAGCCAGCAAAACTGGAATAACTGGTGTTGTCTGTTCTCCACAGGACTTACATCTGCTTGATCAAACTGATCCGGATAGAACTCTATTAAGAGTTTGCCCGGGTATTCGGGGGTTCAAAGATGATAGAGGAGATCAGCAGCGTACTGTGACCCCTGCAAGGGCAGTCTCAGAGGGAGCTAATCTTTTGGTAGTAGGAAGGCCGATTGTGGGACGGACTGACTATTTGAATGCGGCTAATCTCATTTTGAACGAAATTAGCCTCATGAATTAG